One stretch of Numenius arquata chromosome 8, bNumArq3.hap1.1, whole genome shotgun sequence DNA includes these proteins:
- the UQCRC1 gene encoding cytochrome b-c1 complex subunit 1, mitochondrial isoform X1 — MAASSVCRAGCAVGRALLRGSRPSVSHRGGGSGETGRGEAALLTLTRNRGAATYAQTLQNIPETQVTTLDNGLRVASEESNQPTCTVGVWIGVGSRHEDEKNNGAGYFLEHLAFKGTKKRPCAAFEKEVESMGAHLNGYTSREQTAYYIKALSKDMPKVVELLADIVQNCALEESQIEKERGVILQEMKEIDSNLMDVTFDYLHATAFQGTPLARTVEGTTENIKHLTRADLASYVDTHFKAPRMVLAAAGGISHKELVDAARQHFSGVPFTYKEDAVPALPRCRFTGSEIRARDDALPVAHIALAVEGPGWADPDNIVLNVANAIIGRYDRTFGGGKNQSSRLATLAVEHNLCHSFQTFNTSYSDTGLFGFHFVSDPLSIDDMMYCAQGEWMRLCTSATESEVKRAKNYLRNAMVAQLDGTTPVCENIGSHLLNYGRRIPLEEWDARIAAVDARMVREVCSKYIYDKCPAIAAVGPIEQLLDYNRIRSGMYWVRF; from the exons ATGGCGGCTTCCTCTGTTTGCCGGGCGGGGTGTGCGGTCGGACGGGCCCTGTTGCGGGGCTCTCGTCCCTCCGTGAGTCACCGCGGCGGGGGAAGCGGCGAGACGGGTCGGGGGGAGGCCG cTTTATTGACTTTGACAAGGAACCGAGGTGCTGCCACCTATGCCCAGACACTCCAAAATATCCCTGAGACCCAAGTCACCACTCTGGACAATGGTCTCCGTGTAGCTTCAGAGGAGTCCAATCAGCCAACGTGTACG GTGGGCGTGTGGATCGGGGTGGGGAGCCGCCATGAAGATGAGAAGAACAACGGAGCTGGTTACTTCCTGGAGCACCTGGCCTTTAAG ggCACAAAGAAGCGTCCTTGCGCTGCCTTTGAGAAGGAGGTGGAGAGTATGGGCGCTCACCTGAACGGGTACACCTCGCGTGAGCAGactgcctattacataaaagccTTGTCCAAGGACATGCCCAAAG TTGTAGAGCTTCTGGCTGACATCGTGCAGAACTGCGCGCTGGAGGAGTCTCAGATCGAGAAGGAGCGTGGTGTCATCCTTCAGGAGATGAAAGAAATCGACAGCAACTTGATGGATGTTACCTTTGATTACCTTCATGCCACTGCTTTCCAGGGAACTCCACTGGCCCGCACTGTCGAGGGGACCACAGAGAACATCAA GCATCTGACTCGGGCAGATCTAGCTTCATACGTTGATACTCACTTCAAGGCACCTCGTATGGTCCTGGCAGCTGCTGGAG GTATTTCCCACAAAGAGCTGGTAGATGCAGCGAGGCAACATTTCAGTGGAGTGCCTTTTACATACAAAGAGGATGCTGTGCCTGCCCTCCCACGCTGTCGCTTCACTGGGAGTGAG ATCCGTGCCAGAGATGATGCTCTGCCTGTTGCCCATATTGCTCTTGCTGTGGAGGGGCCAGGATGGGCTGATCCAGACAACATTGTCCTCAATGTGGCTAATGCTATCATTGGACGCTACGACCGCACGTTTGGAGGTGGTAAG AATCAGTCCAGCAGGCTGGCTACGCTTGCTGTGGAGCATAATCTCTGCCACAGTTTCCAGACTTTCAACACCTCTTACTCCGATACTGGTCTCTTTGGTTTCCATTTTGTTTCCGATCCTCTGTCCATAGATGATATGATGTATTGTGCTCAGGGGGAGTG gATGCGTCTGTGCACTAGTGCCACAGAGTCAGAGGTGAAGAGAGCCAAGAACTATCTCCGAAATGCCATGGTGGCTCAACTGGATG GTACTACCCCAGTGTGTGAGAATATTGGAAGCCATCTCTTAAACTACGGCCGCCGTATCCCTCTGGAGGAATGGGATGCCAGGATTGCT GCCGTTGATGCAAGAATGGTGAGAGAAGTCTGCAGTAAATACATTTATGACAAATGCCCAGCAATTGCAGCAGTTG GTCCCATTGAACAGCTCTTGGATTACAACCGTATCCGCAGTGGCATGTACTGGGTCCGTTTCTAG
- the UQCRC1 gene encoding cytochrome b-c1 complex subunit 1, mitochondrial isoform X2 produces MAASSVCRAGCAVGRALLRGSRPSAALLTLTRNRGAATYAQTLQNIPETQVTTLDNGLRVASEESNQPTCTVGVWIGVGSRHEDEKNNGAGYFLEHLAFKGTKKRPCAAFEKEVESMGAHLNGYTSREQTAYYIKALSKDMPKVVELLADIVQNCALEESQIEKERGVILQEMKEIDSNLMDVTFDYLHATAFQGTPLARTVEGTTENIKHLTRADLASYVDTHFKAPRMVLAAAGGISHKELVDAARQHFSGVPFTYKEDAVPALPRCRFTGSEIRARDDALPVAHIALAVEGPGWADPDNIVLNVANAIIGRYDRTFGGGKNQSSRLATLAVEHNLCHSFQTFNTSYSDTGLFGFHFVSDPLSIDDMMYCAQGEWMRLCTSATESEVKRAKNYLRNAMVAQLDGTTPVCENIGSHLLNYGRRIPLEEWDARIAAVDARMVREVCSKYIYDKCPAIAAVGPIEQLLDYNRIRSGMYWVRF; encoded by the exons ATGGCGGCTTCCTCTGTTTGCCGGGCGGGGTGTGCGGTCGGACGGGCCCTGTTGCGGGGCTCTCGTCCCTCC gcagcTTTATTGACTTTGACAAGGAACCGAGGTGCTGCCACCTATGCCCAGACACTCCAAAATATCCCTGAGACCCAAGTCACCACTCTGGACAATGGTCTCCGTGTAGCTTCAGAGGAGTCCAATCAGCCAACGTGTACG GTGGGCGTGTGGATCGGGGTGGGGAGCCGCCATGAAGATGAGAAGAACAACGGAGCTGGTTACTTCCTGGAGCACCTGGCCTTTAAG ggCACAAAGAAGCGTCCTTGCGCTGCCTTTGAGAAGGAGGTGGAGAGTATGGGCGCTCACCTGAACGGGTACACCTCGCGTGAGCAGactgcctattacataaaagccTTGTCCAAGGACATGCCCAAAG TTGTAGAGCTTCTGGCTGACATCGTGCAGAACTGCGCGCTGGAGGAGTCTCAGATCGAGAAGGAGCGTGGTGTCATCCTTCAGGAGATGAAAGAAATCGACAGCAACTTGATGGATGTTACCTTTGATTACCTTCATGCCACTGCTTTCCAGGGAACTCCACTGGCCCGCACTGTCGAGGGGACCACAGAGAACATCAA GCATCTGACTCGGGCAGATCTAGCTTCATACGTTGATACTCACTTCAAGGCACCTCGTATGGTCCTGGCAGCTGCTGGAG GTATTTCCCACAAAGAGCTGGTAGATGCAGCGAGGCAACATTTCAGTGGAGTGCCTTTTACATACAAAGAGGATGCTGTGCCTGCCCTCCCACGCTGTCGCTTCACTGGGAGTGAG ATCCGTGCCAGAGATGATGCTCTGCCTGTTGCCCATATTGCTCTTGCTGTGGAGGGGCCAGGATGGGCTGATCCAGACAACATTGTCCTCAATGTGGCTAATGCTATCATTGGACGCTACGACCGCACGTTTGGAGGTGGTAAG AATCAGTCCAGCAGGCTGGCTACGCTTGCTGTGGAGCATAATCTCTGCCACAGTTTCCAGACTTTCAACACCTCTTACTCCGATACTGGTCTCTTTGGTTTCCATTTTGTTTCCGATCCTCTGTCCATAGATGATATGATGTATTGTGCTCAGGGGGAGTG gATGCGTCTGTGCACTAGTGCCACAGAGTCAGAGGTGAAGAGAGCCAAGAACTATCTCCGAAATGCCATGGTGGCTCAACTGGATG GTACTACCCCAGTGTGTGAGAATATTGGAAGCCATCTCTTAAACTACGGCCGCCGTATCCCTCTGGAGGAATGGGATGCCAGGATTGCT GCCGTTGATGCAAGAATGGTGAGAGAAGTCTGCAGTAAATACATTTATGACAAATGCCCAGCAATTGCAGCAGTTG GTCCCATTGAACAGCTCTTGGATTACAACCGTATCCGCAGTGGCATGTACTGGGTCCGTTTCTAG
- the SLC26A6 gene encoding LOW QUALITY PROTEIN: solute carrier family 26 member 6 (The sequence of the model RefSeq protein was modified relative to this genomic sequence to represent the inferred CDS: substituted 1 base at 1 genomic stop codon) encodes METHQSHHPKDRPRPSPTPPCPWAQPAPQRGGLGRALVERWRARDARRGLTFLLPSCVKGQSLQTGLWGGWGFARWLWXLLPWLRCGMWRKRRASPQEGQVATAAEMALNHRVPHKVLSEAELEEVAQRKPPTKPSLRGCLHKTRCSVSTAKSLLFRFLPFLTWLPRYPIKDWLPGDIASGFSVGIMHLPQGLAYALLAGLPPVTGLYSSFYPVFLYFFFGTSRHNSVGPFAVISVMIGSLTESLVPSENFLESVNGSNMTVNEEKRDAARVELVATITVLTGIFQVALGLLQFGFVVTYLSEPLVRGYTTAASVHVLISQLKNVFGISLGEHSGPLSLFTTFIEICQKLPETNVGTLVTSIIAMVVIFIVKELNHKFAAKLPMPIPIELITIIVSTGISYGVNLNAKFGISVVGNIPSGLKPPVVPNFSHFGQVAGNAFAIAVVGYAICISLGKIFALKHGYKVDSNQELIALGFCNFLGGFFQCFAISCSMSRSLVQESTGGNSQVAGVIASLVILVTILKIGELFWDLPKAILSAIIIVNLHGMFKQFKDIRMLWKSNRVDLIVWVVTFLATLMLNLDIGLGASVAFGLLTVIFRTQLPHYSIMGRISDTEVYRDVSDYQMAQEIPGVKIFRSSSTLYFANVELYAEALKKKSGIDVDRLIKKKAAALKKLKKQQKKAEKEKAKRKKKGAEDGLNGPGVSVIELSGAEGSAPPEPTLHTLGLPQPDFHAVILDFSPVSFVDTVSIKILKNIFRDFREIEVDVFIACCPAPVLAQLERGNFFSSAITKHCFFPSVHDAVLHVTGEQRQASVDRSTRM; translated from the exons ATGGAGACGCATCAGTCCCACCATCCAAAAGACAGACCCCGTCCCAGCCCCACTCCTCCCTGCCCGTGGGCTCAGCCTGCTCCGCAGcgcggggggctggggagggcgcTGGTGGAGAGATGGCGAGCCCGTGACGCTCGCCGGGGATTGACATTCCTGCTCCCCTCATGTGTAAAGGGACAAAGTCTGCAgacggggctgtggggtggctggggcTTTGCTCGGTGGCTGTGGtagctgctgccctggctgcgctGTGGTATGTGGAGAAAAAGG CGGGCCAGTCCTCAGGAGGGCCAGGTGGCCACGGCAGCAGAGATGGCGCTGAACCACCGGGTGCCCCACAAGGTGCTGAGCGAGGCTGAACTGGAGGAGGTGGCGCAGCGGAAACCTCCCACCAAGCCCTCGCTGCGTGGCTGTCTCCACAAGACCAG ATGCTCAGTCTCCACTGCCAAGTCCCTGCTCTTCCGGTTCCTGCCCTTCCTGACCTGGCTGCCCCGCTACCCCATCAAGGACTGGCTCCCAGGGGACATCGCCTCGGGCTTCAGTGTGGGCATCATGCACCTGCCCCAGG GACTTGCCTATGCGCTGCTGGCCGGGCTGCCTCCCGTCACTGGACTCTATTCCTCCTTTTACCCTGTCTTCCTCTACTTCTTCTTTGGGACGTCCAGGCACAACTCTGTGG GCCCCTTCGCTGTTATCTCTGTCATGATTGGGAGCTTGACGGAGTCCCTGGTGCCCAGCGAGAACTTCCTGGAGTCTGTCAATGGCAGCAACATGACGGTCAATGAGGAAAAGAGGGATGCTGCCAGGGTGGAGCTGGTGGCCACCATCACTGTCCTGACAGGCATCTTCCAG GTAGCCCTTGGCCTCCTGCAGTTCGGCTTTGTGGTCACCTACCTCTCAGAACCGCTGGTGCGTGGCTACACCACCGCTGCCTCCGTGCATGTCCTCATCTCCCAGCTCAAGAATGTCTTCGGCATCTCCCTGGGCGAGCACTCGGGGCCGCTCTCCCTGTTCACA ACCTTCATCGAGATCTGCCAGAAGCTGCCAGAGACAAATGTGGGCACCCTGGTGACATCCATCATTGCCATGGTGGTCATCTTCATTGTGAAAGAGCTCAACCACAAGTTTGCTGCCAAGCTGCCCATGCCCATCCCCATCGAGCTTATCACG ATTATCGTCTCCACCGGCATCTCCTATGGCGTCAACCTGAATGCCAAGTTTGGCATCTCTGTGGTGGGCAACATCCCCAGTGG GTTGAAGCCACCCGTGGTCCCTAACTTCAGCCACTTTGGGCAGGTGGCAGGCAATGCCTTCGCCATTGCTGTGGTGGGCTACGCCATCTGCATCTCCCTGGGCAAGATCTTTGCCCTGAAGCATGGCTACAAAGTGGACAGCAACCAG GAGCTGATCGCGCTGGGCTTCTGCAACTTCCTGGGTGGCTTCTTCCAATGTTTCGCCATCAGCTGCTCCATGTCACGGAGCCTGGTACAGGAGAGTACAGGGGGCAACAGCCAG GTAGCTGGTGTCATCGCATCCCTGGTCATCCTGGTGACCATCCTGAAGATCGGAGAGCTCTTCTGGGACCTGCCCAAG GCCATCTTGTCTGCCATCATCATTGTCAACCTCCATGGCATGTTCAAGCAGTTTAAAGACATCCGCATGCTCTGGAAGTCCAACCGGGTGGACCTG ATTGTCTGGGTTGTGACATTCCTGGCCACCCTCATGCTGAACTTGGACATCGGCCTGGGGGCCTCAGTGGCCTTTGGGCTGCTCACTGTCATCTTCCGCACCCAGCT cccccactaCTCCATCATGGGACGCATCTCTGACACCGAAGTCTACAGGGACGTGTCTGACTACCAGATG GCACAGGAGATCCCTGGTGTGAAGATCTTCCGCTCCTCCTCCACCCTCTATTTTGCCAATGTGGAGCTGTATGCTGAGGCTCTGAAGAAGAAG AGCGGCATCGACGTGGATCGCCTGATCAAGAAGAAGGCAGCGGCCctcaagaagctgaagaaacaacagaagaaagcagagaaggagaaggcaaaaaggaaaaagaag ggcGCAGAGGATGGGCTTAATGGTCCAGGAGTGTCAGTGATCGAGCTGAGCGGGGCAGAGGGCAGTGCACCCCCTGAGCCCACCTTGCAcaccctggggctgccccagcctgACTTCCACGCTGTCATCTTGGACTTCAGCCCTGTCAGCTTCGTGGACACTGTCTCCATCAAGATCCTGAAGAAT ATCTTCAGGGATTTCCGTGAGATAGAAGTGGACGTGTTCATTGCCTGCTGCCCGG CGCCCGTCCTCGCCCAGCTGGAGCGGGGCAACTTCTTCAGCTCGGCCATCACCAAGCACTGCTTCTTCCCCTCGGTGCATGACGCCGTGCTCCATGTCACCGGGGAGCAGCGCCAGGCCTCG GTGGACCGCAGCACCAGAATGTAG